The following are encoded together in the Zingiber officinale cultivar Zhangliang chromosome 8A, Zo_v1.1, whole genome shotgun sequence genome:
- the LOC122009454 gene encoding uncharacterized protein LOC122009454 isoform X2, giving the protein MMLAWDSPSVATPPASPLAKVDKDRTVGVDAFSRIAPAIPSIADVVSCSNLFNVLTASTGRRLSFANYEKYLSTLNRAIKKMKTQSESSFLADLRFHRGERILDMDGTLTTQPVLEHLGISTWPGRLTLTDHALYFEALKVVTYDKPKIYDLADDLKQSIKPELTGPWGSRLFDKAVMYKSTALSEPVFMEFPELKGHSRRDYWLAIMQEVLYVHRFIRKFQIEGVQKEETLSRAVMGIMRLQTLLELVPSEVIRYESLLTFNLCDQLPGGDRILEALASMMASKGSEHTNRSTSGTGSPSYSVSAMGILSNLGVVSPVLTGERLCIGKLIVGEMTPLEKAVTECATNFKKIEQAQAAVGVVKVDGLDTNLALMKELLHPFSQIGNFLMSVANWDNPVKSSVFCCTSFYVILRGWLGYGLVALLLFVAMFILLTRLINQGRPVDQVKVIAPPSMNTMEQLLAVQNAISQVEELVKNGNIVLLKLRSLLFAVPSQATINSALLALVVMALAVTFLPAKWIFFLMFLEIFTMHSPPRREATERAARRLREWWFSIPAAPVLVERNNEEGM; this is encoded by the exons ATGATGCTGGCCTGGGATTCTCCTTCTGTGGCAACACCTCCTGCTTCGCCGCTAGCTAAG GTTGATAAGGACAGAACAGTTGGGGTGGATGCCTTTTCCCGGATAGCACCTGCGATCCCCTCAATTGCAGATGTGGTGAGCTGTTCAAATCTTTTCAATGTTCTTACTGCATCAACTGGAAGGAGACTTTCATTTGCTAACTACGAGAAGTACTTGAGCACTCTAAACAG AGCAATAAAGAAAATGAAGACTCAGTCGGAATCTTCGTTCCTCGCAGACCTCCGATTCCATAGAGGAGAAAGGATTCTTGATATGGATGGAACTCTGACCACCCAACCTGTCCTTGAGCATCTAGGAATTTCTACATGGCCTG GACGATTGACACTGACGGATCATGCTCTCTACTTTGAAGCTTTAAAAGTTGTGACTTATGATAAGCCGAAGATATATGACCTTGCCGATGATCTAAAACAGTCCATCAAGCCTGAATTGACTGGTCCTTGGGGTTCTCGCCTTTTTGACAAGGCAGTCATGTACAAATCCACAGCACT ATCAGAACCTGTGTTTATGGAGTTTCCTGAACTTAAAGGTCATTCTCGTCGTGATTATTGGCTAGCAATTATGCAAGAAGTTCTTTACGTGCATAGGTTTATTAGAAAATTTCAGATAGAGGGTGTGCAGAAGGAAGAGACGCTTTCAAGGGCTGTCATGGGCATTATGAGATTGCAGACTCTTCTAGAGTTGGTTCCTTCTGAGGTGATTAGGTATGAGTCACTTTTGACATTCAACTTGTGTGATCAGCTTCCTGGAGGTGATCGTATACTGGAAGCACTGGCAAGTATGATGGCATCAAAAGGGTCAGAACACACTAATAGATCCACTTCTGGGACTGGAAGCCCAAGTTACTCTGTTTCTGCTATGGGCATCTTGTCAAACTTAGGGGTTGTGTCACCAGTCTTGACTGGTGAACGACTTTGTATTGGAAAATTAATTGTAGGGGAAATGACACCCTTGGAAAAGGCAGTTACAGAGTGTGCAACTAATTTCAAGAAGATAGAACAAGCACAAGCTGCAGTTGGCGTGGTTAAAGTAGATGGGCTTGATACCAATTTGGCTCTAATGAAG gaaTTGCTACACCCGTTTTCTCAAATTGGAAATTTCCTCATGTCTGTGGCAAATTGGGACAATCCTGTCAAGTCATCTGTATTTTGTTGCACATCTTTTTATGTTATTCTTAG GGGGTGGCTTGGTTATGGACTTGTTGCACTTCTTCTCTTTGTTGCAATGTTTATACTGCTAACTCGACTTATCAATCAAGGAAGACCAGTTGATCAGGTCAAGGTGATTGCTCCTCCATCTATGAATACAATGGAACAGCTCCTCGCAGTTCAAAATGCAATTTCTCAAGTTGAAGAGCTTGTTAAGAATGGGAATATTGTTCTCCTTAAATTACGGTCACTGTTGTTTGCTGTTCCTTCACAg GCTACTATTAACAGTGCTTTATTGGCACTCGTTGTGATGGCTCTGGCTGTGACCTTTTTACCGGCTAAGTGGATATTTTTCTTGATGTTTCTGGAGATATTCACAATGCATTCCCCACCGAG